Part of the Deltaproteobacteria bacterium genome, CGGATCCATAAGTATCCTCGGTCCGGGTAGGCCCCGGCAGGGGCGAAAAAACTGCGACGGCCGCCCGGATTATCGAACGGCCGTCGGCACGTTACGGTTCTAGTCGATGATTTTCCAGTCGTTGTCCTCGACGACGACCATGACAAAGGCTTCCTCGTTCAGACCGTTGTGATCCTCTGGACTGAAGGAAAAGACACCGCTGGCCCCGACAAAACCCTGGATCTTTTCCAGGTTGTCCCGGATGGAGGCAGGTTCGGCCGACTGGCCCATTTCGATGGCCTTGGCCACCAGCAGGAGGGCATCGTGGGCATATCCGCCGAAGGACGACACGGGCTGCTTGAACCTGATCTCATAGTCGGCGGCGTATTTGGCCAGGACGGCCTTCTGGGCGTGATCGTCGGGAACCTGTGTGAACACGGCCAGATGACCGGCCGGAAGCATGAGCCCCTGGGCGGCCGGACCGGCCAGTTCGATGAATTTCTTCGAGGCAACGCCGTGGCTCATGTAGAGCGGGGTGGTCATGGCCAGCTGGACCCGGTTGCGGGCGATGACCGCCGGGCCTGGATTGGTGCCCCAGCAGATGATTGCATCCGGGGCCAATCCCTTGATCTTGGTCAATTGGGCGGTCATGTCGGTGTCCTTGGGGCCGTAGACCTCGTCGGCTACCAGGGTGAGGCCCATGGCCGGAACGAGTTCCTGGAGGACAGCCCGGCCGGCCTGGCCGAAACCGTCGGACACGGTGATGATGGCCAGTTTTTCAAAGCCGGTCTTTTTGGCGTGGTTCAGAATGCGGGCCACGGCATGACGGTCGGATTGAGCGGTCTTGAAGACCCAGGGATTGACCGGGTTGACGATTTTTTCGGCGGCGGCGCAGGAAATCAGGGGGATCTTGGCCGTGGAGAATTTGGACATGATGGCCAGGGTGTTCCCCGAGACTGTCGGGCCGAGAACGGTGACGACCTTGTCCTTTTTCAAGAGTTTGTCGGCGGCCAGGACGCATTTGTTCACGTCGGTCTCGTCGTCGTAGATGATCATTTCGAGGGGCCGTCCAAGAACACCGCCGGATTTGTTGATTTCATCGGCCAACAGCTCAAGGGTGTTCCGTTCCGGCTCGCCCAGAAACGAGGCCGGGCCGGTGATGGACAAAACCGCACCGATCTTGATGGGTTCGGCTGCCTGGGCGGACAGGATGCCAAGGCCGAGGAAGAGGGCCAGGACAAGGGTTGTGACGCGGGACATGCGCACCTCCGTGCAAAATAATGGTTGGCGTGGATCGACCAATCCCTTGGCCGACGTTTGTGGGGATAAATCCCCTCCCCTGTCAAGGTGAGTCAATCATTATTCGACGAACGGTACGGCCGGGGAATTGACAGGAATGCGGGGCCGGGTAGAACAGGCTGACCGGCCTGTCGAGGCCAACAATCTCAAATTCAACATGAACTGGGGCGCGATCACATGAGCAATGACGGCGAAAAGATCATCTATTCCATGTACAAGGTTTCCAAGTTCTATGACCAGAAACCTGTCTTGAAGGACATTTCCCTCTCCTATTTTTACGGGGCCAAGATCGGGGTCATCGGCCTCAATGGTTCGGGCAAGAGTTCCCTTTTACGAATCCTGGCCGGGGTGGACCCGAATTTCGACGGCCGGACCGACGTGTCTCCAGGGTATACCATCGGCTTCCTGGAACAGGAACCTCTGGTGGGCGTCGACAAGACGGTCATCGAGGTTGTTCGGGAGGGAGTCCAGGAAACCGTGGACCTTCTGGCCGAATTCGAGGCCATAAACGCCAAATTCGCCGAGCCCATGGACGACGAGGAGATGCAGAAGCTTCTGGATCGCCAGGCAGTGGTCCAGGATCGCCTGGACGCCAGCGATGCCTGGGATCTGGACTCCAGGCTCGAGCAAGCCATGGACGCCCTGCGTTGCCCGCCCCCGGATACACCCGTGGCGGTCATCTCGGGCGGCGAGCGCCGTCGGGTGGCTCTGTGTCGGCTGCTCCTGAAAAATCCGGACATTCTGCTTCTGGACGAGCCCACCAACCACCTGGACGCCGAGAGCGTGGCCTGGCTGGAGCAGCATCTGGCCCGCTACGCCGGAACGGTCATAGCCGTGACCCATGACCGCTATTTCCTGGACAACGTGGCCGGCTGGATTCTTGAATTGGACCGGGGGCGGGGCATCCCCTGGAAGGGCAACTACACCTCCTGGCTGGAACAGAAGCAGGCCCGTCTGGCCCGGGAGGAAAAAGGCGAAACTCAGAGGCAAAAGGCCCTCGCCCGCGAGCTGGAGTGGGTTCGAACCGGCCCCAAAGGGCGGCACGCCAAGAGCAAGGCCCGCATTGCCCGCTATGAGCAGCTCCTGGGGCAGGAAGGAGAAAAGCTGGCCCGGGATCTCGAAATCCAGATTCCCCCGGGCCCGCGCCTGGGCAAGCAGGTCATTGAACTGGACACGGTTTCCAAGGCCTATGGCGAGAGCCTGCTCATCGACAATTTGAGCGCTCTCATTCCGGCCGGGGCCATCGTCGGGATTATCGGCCCCAACGGGGCCGGCAAGACGACCCTGTTTCGGATGATCACCGGCCAGGAACAGCCCGATGCAGGCCGTATCGTCGTGGGCGAGAGCGTCAAGCTTTCATATGTCGACCAGCATCGTGACGCCCTGGACCCGGACAAGACCGTGTTCGAGGTCGTCACCGACGGTCGGGAGACCTTGAGCCTGGGCGGCCGGGAAGTGAATTCCCGAGCCTATGTGGCCCGCTTCAACCTCACCGGGGCCGAGCAGCAGA contains:
- a CDS encoding ABC transporter substrate-binding protein, whose product is MSRVTTLVLALFLGLGILSAQAAEPIKIGAVLSITGPASFLGEPERNTLELLADEINKSGGVLGRPLEMIIYDDETDVNKCVLAADKLLKKDKVVTVLGPTVSGNTLAIMSKFSTAKIPLISCAAAEKIVNPVNPWVFKTAQSDRHAVARILNHAKKTGFEKLAIITVSDGFGQAGRAVLQELVPAMGLTLVADEVYGPKDTDMTAQLTKIKGLAPDAIICWGTNPGPAVIARNRVQLAMTTPLYMSHGVASKKFIELAGPAAQGLMLPAGHLAVFTQVPDDHAQKAVLAKYAADYEIRFKQPVSSFGGYAHDALLLVAKAIEMGQSAEPASIRDNLEKIQGFVGASGVFSFSPEDHNGLNEEAFVMVVVEDNDWKIID
- the ettA gene encoding energy-dependent translational throttle protein EttA: MSNDGEKIIYSMYKVSKFYDQKPVLKDISLSYFYGAKIGVIGLNGSGKSSLLRILAGVDPNFDGRTDVSPGYTIGFLEQEPLVGVDKTVIEVVREGVQETVDLLAEFEAINAKFAEPMDDEEMQKLLDRQAVVQDRLDASDAWDLDSRLEQAMDALRCPPPDTPVAVISGGERRRVALCRLLLKNPDILLLDEPTNHLDAESVAWLEQHLARYAGTVIAVTHDRYFLDNVAGWILELDRGRGIPWKGNYTSWLEQKQARLAREEKGETQRQKALARELEWVRTGPKGRHAKSKARIARYEQLLGQEGEKLARDLEIQIPPGPRLGKQVIELDTVSKAYGESLLIDNLSALIPAGAIVGIIGPNGAGKTTLFRMITGQEQPDAGRIVVGESVKLSYVDQHRDALDPDKTVFEVVTDGRETLSLGGREVNSRAYVARFNLTGAEQQKKCSMLSGGERNRVHLARMLKDGGNVLLLDEPTNDLDVNTMRALEEGLLNFAGCALIISHDRWFLDRIATHMLAFEGDSRVVWFEGNYSDYEDDRKKRLGKDADTPHRIKYRRLTRG